In Rhipicephalus microplus isolate Deutch F79 chromosome 9, USDA_Rmic, whole genome shotgun sequence, one genomic interval encodes:
- the LOC119165595 gene encoding omega-amidase NIT2, with the protein MTLGRFRIAIVQLAVQKSRLENLAKATEHVKKAVARGSKLVCLPEFFGFPCAVGNFEKYAEPIPGSTSEFLARTAKDNGVYIVGGTMAEREGDRLYNTCLVYGPDGQLLTKYRKLHQFDVDIPGKMSVRESDFFAAGHTLATFDTPYCKVGLGICYDLRFAELANLYARRGCRLLLFPGAFNMATGPLHWKLLQRARAVDNQVYVASASTATDESACYVSWGHSMLVDPTGKVVTSAAAGEELIVSDVDMDLVKCVRNQIPVLRQKRDDVYDLCEVSSFTSGHRLA; encoded by the coding sequence ATGACACTGGGGAGGTTTCGCATCGCAATCGTTCAACTGGCTGTACAAAAAAGTAGGCTCGAAAATCTTGCTAAGGCCACCGAGCATGTCAAGAAGGCGGTCGCGAGGGGCTCAAAGCTGGTGTGTTTGCCCGAATTTTTCGGCTTTCCGTGTGCCGTCGGAAACTTCGAGAAGTACGCCGAACCAATTCCCGGCAGCACCAGTGAATTCTTGGCTCGCACGGCCAAAGACAACGGCGTCTACATCGTCGGCGGAACGATGGCTGAACGCGAAGGCGACAGACTTTACAACACTTGTCTCGTCTACGGACCCGATGGGCAGCTCCTGACCAAGTACCGGAAGTTGCATCAGTTTGACGTCGACATCCCCGGAAAGATGAGCGTCAGGGAGTCCGACTTCTTTGCTGCCGGCCACACCCTGGCAACCTTCGACACACCGTACTGCAAGGTGGGCCTCGGAATCTGCTACGACCTGCGCTTCGCAGAACTCGCTAACTTGTACGCCAGGCGAGGTTGCAGGCTTCTACTGTTTCCTGGTGCCTTCAACATGGCGACTGGCCCGCTCCATTGGAAGTTGCTTCAGCGTGCCAGGGCCGTCGACAATCAGGTCTACGTCGCTTCGGCTTCTACGGCGACGGACGAAAGTGCTTGCTACGTGTCCTGGGGACACAGCATGTTGGTTGACCCTACGGGCAAAGTGGTCACTTCGGCAGCTGCCGGAGAGGAGCTCATCGTCAGTGACGTAGACATGGATCTCGTGAAATGTGTGAGAAACCAGATACCCGTGTTGAGACAGAAGAGGGACGATGTCTATGACCTATGTGAAGTGAGCAGTTTTACGAGTGGACATCGCCTGGCATAA